In Rouxiella sp. WC2420, the following proteins share a genomic window:
- the agaR gene encoding transcriptional repressor AgaR codes for MINTLKRRELIIDQLCREGSVRVEDLSGQYDVSSVTIRNDLRYLEKSGCAVRAYGGAKLNKQFVFDRPLQDKGRINRDVKYTIACTAAALVNDGDSIILDSGSTISQMVPQLQGKQELVVMTNALNIAFELASNEQVDLMVIGGSVRRKSWSLYGPSAEQHIRQYRFDKLFLGVDGFDLVSGITTPNPGEAQLNRAMCDVAREVIAVADASKFGRTSFCMIREIGQIHKLVTDSGIPHQYRRSLEDFGVEVIIADR; via the coding sequence ATGATTAATACGCTTAAACGTCGAGAATTAATTATCGACCAGCTTTGTCGTGAAGGTTCTGTGCGGGTTGAAGATCTCAGCGGGCAATACGACGTTTCGAGCGTGACTATTCGTAACGATTTGCGTTATCTGGAAAAAAGCGGCTGTGCGGTACGCGCTTACGGTGGTGCCAAACTTAACAAACAGTTCGTATTTGACCGTCCGCTACAGGACAAAGGCCGTATCAATCGCGATGTTAAATACACCATAGCCTGTACGGCAGCGGCCCTGGTTAACGACGGTGACTCGATCATTCTGGATTCGGGTTCCACCATCAGCCAGATGGTGCCGCAGCTGCAAGGCAAACAGGAACTGGTGGTCATGACCAATGCTTTAAATATTGCGTTTGAGCTGGCCAGCAATGAACAGGTGGATTTGATGGTGATTGGCGGCAGCGTCAGGCGTAAATCCTGGTCTCTCTATGGCCCCTCGGCGGAACAGCACATCCGTCAGTATCGTTTCGACAAACTGTTTTTAGGCGTTGATGGATTTGATTTGGTCAGCGGTATTACCACCCCGAATCCGGGAGAAGCCCAGTTAAACCGCGCAATGTGTGATGTCGCGCGTGAAGTGATTGCCGTGGCCGATGCCAGTAAGTTTGGGCGTACCAGCTTTTGCATGATTAGGGAAATTGGCCAGATCCACAAATTGGTCACCGACAGCGGAATTCCTCATCAATATCGCCGGTCATTAGAGGATTTCGGGGTCGAGGTCATTATCGCCGACCGATAA
- a CDS encoding carbohydrate ABC transporter permease, which translates to MVLASFASVMPFIWMLITSLKTQAESIQIPLQMLPAHPDFSAYSRILHEIPFMQFYLNSILSTFFTVTLQMIVATMAAYSFARLHFRGRNVVFILCISILMVPGQAFLIPQFLVIEKLGLINTLTGMILPGIFSIYATFLLRQFFMAVPKEMEEAALMDGYSHFAIFWRIMLPLVRPGIIACVIINGLWSWNNLMWPLIVNTSNDKLTLPVGLASLSSRAGVEYPMLMAGALMAIIPMLMLFILFQRYFIQGIASSGVKG; encoded by the coding sequence ATGGTGCTCGCCAGCTTCGCCTCAGTGATGCCGTTTATCTGGATGCTGATTACTTCACTGAAAACTCAGGCCGAAAGCATTCAGATCCCACTTCAAATGCTGCCGGCGCATCCTGATTTTTCAGCCTATTCGCGCATTTTGCATGAAATCCCTTTTATGCAGTTTTATCTGAACTCGATCCTGTCGACATTTTTTACCGTCACACTGCAAATGATAGTGGCAACAATGGCGGCCTACAGTTTTGCCCGTTTGCATTTTCGCGGACGCAATGTGGTTTTCATCCTGTGTATCTCGATTCTGATGGTGCCGGGGCAAGCGTTTTTGATTCCACAGTTTTTAGTCATCGAGAAACTGGGGCTGATTAACACCCTCACCGGCATGATCCTGCCGGGAATTTTCAGCATTTACGCCACTTTCCTGCTGCGTCAATTTTTCATGGCCGTGCCAAAAGAGATGGAAGAGGCCGCGTTGATGGACGGATACAGTCATTTCGCTATTTTCTGGCGCATCATGCTGCCGCTGGTCCGCCCTGGCATTATCGCCTGCGTCATTATTAACGGCCTGTGGAGCTGGAACAACCTGATGTGGCCGCTGATCGTCAACACCAGCAATGACAAGCTCACGCTGCCGGTAGGTCTGGCTTCGCTTTCAAGCCGTGCGGGAGTGGAATACCCGATGCTGATGGCCGGTGCGCTGATGGCGATTATTCCGATGCTGATGCTGTTTATTCTGTTTCAGCGCTACTTCATTCAGGGCATCGCCAGTTCAGGCGTAAAAGGCTGA
- a CDS encoding ABC transporter ATP-binding protein: MSGIQLHSVEKVYPNGFKALHGIDLEIRDGEFMVFVGPSGCAKSTLLRMIAGLESVSEGQIVIHNECVNDTMPRDRGIAMVFQNYALYPHMTVYKNMAFSLIGKESKQEIDRRVREAAEKLEITNLLQRKPGQLSGGQCQRVAVGRAIVRKPKVFLFDEPLSNLDAKLRVSMRVQLINLHNQLKQEGVGATMIYVTHDQVEAMTMGDRICVLNRGQIMQVDKPVNLYHSPANRFVAEFIGSPSMNLHDLPISRQGSMTGLRLGEHTILNLPPLLQDLLNGYHANEVCLGIRPEYLRLVDASHQNAIAATIVTVERMGNEELLHCDIGSYRFITRVATRHDWDPLLGEKIWLDFDLGRAHLFDKETGLNLKQHH, translated from the coding sequence ATGAGCGGAATCCAACTGCACAGCGTCGAGAAAGTCTACCCCAACGGATTCAAGGCGCTGCACGGCATTGATCTTGAGATTCGTGATGGTGAATTCATGGTGTTTGTCGGGCCGTCCGGCTGCGCTAAATCCACCTTGCTGCGCATGATTGCCGGGCTGGAAAGCGTCAGTGAAGGGCAAATTGTTATCCACAATGAGTGCGTGAATGACACCATGCCGAGGGACCGAGGCATCGCGATGGTATTTCAAAACTACGCGCTTTATCCGCACATGACAGTCTACAAAAATATGGCTTTCAGCCTGATAGGCAAAGAAAGCAAGCAGGAAATTGACCGCCGCGTGCGCGAAGCGGCTGAAAAGCTTGAAATAACTAATTTATTGCAACGTAAACCCGGCCAGCTTTCTGGCGGTCAGTGCCAGCGCGTCGCCGTGGGTCGGGCAATTGTTCGCAAACCTAAAGTGTTCCTGTTTGACGAGCCGCTTTCCAACCTTGATGCCAAGCTGCGCGTTTCGATGCGCGTGCAGTTGATCAACCTGCACAACCAACTCAAGCAGGAAGGCGTCGGGGCCACCATGATTTACGTCACCCACGATCAGGTTGAAGCAATGACCATGGGCGACCGTATTTGCGTGCTCAACCGTGGACAGATTATGCAGGTTGATAAACCGGTCAATCTGTATCACTCACCGGCTAACCGTTTTGTCGCCGAATTTATCGGCAGCCCGTCAATGAACCTGCACGACTTGCCCATCAGTCGCCAGGGCTCAATGACCGGCCTGCGGCTTGGCGAACACACAATACTGAATTTGCCGCCGCTGCTCCAAGACCTGCTAAACGGCTATCACGCCAATGAAGTCTGTCTGGGTATCCGCCCTGAATACTTGCGCCTGGTCGATGCAAGCCATCAAAACGCTATTGCAGCCACCATCGTCACCGTTGAGCGGATGGGCAATGAAGAGTTATTACACTGCGACATTGGCAGCTACCGTTTTATTACCCGTGTTGCCACCCGCCACGATTGGGACCCGCTGCTGGGTGAAAAAATCTGGCTCGACTTTGACCTTGGCCGTGCGCATCTGTTCGACAAAGAAACCGGGCTAAATCTAAAACAACATCACTAA
- a CDS encoding ROK family protein encodes MRYGFDIGGTKIEMAAYDDGLNQVLCQRVNTPTADYQQFLGCVKKLVTQADLSLHTRGSIGIGLPGVTDPVSHKQLSVNVPCLSGHCLEDDLVHTLDRPVAIENDCRCFALSEASTEQTRSHDIVFGVILGTGAGGGLVLNRHLHKGKNGLAGEWGHMPISAQLVQRYDLPLFSCSCGLTGCFERYVSGRGLMALSQHFNHQATSVPDLLLHYRQGCPLAQNLMQIYIDILASALAGLQLMLDVDAFVFGGGLSNMPELYQLLPQAMRRWLFAHSQPAAILSPVFGDSSGVRGAALLQH; translated from the coding sequence ATGCGCTACGGATTTGATATTGGCGGTACAAAAATTGAGATGGCGGCCTATGACGACGGGCTTAATCAGGTTTTATGCCAACGGGTCAACACCCCTACCGCTGACTACCAGCAGTTTCTTGGCTGCGTAAAAAAGCTGGTGACGCAGGCAGATTTGAGCCTGCACACCCGCGGCAGCATTGGCATCGGTCTGCCCGGTGTAACTGACCCGGTCAGCCATAAGCAGCTGTCGGTGAATGTGCCCTGCCTGTCGGGACACTGCCTCGAAGACGATCTGGTGCATACGCTTGACCGGCCGGTTGCCATTGAAAACGACTGTCGCTGCTTTGCCCTTTCCGAAGCCAGCACCGAACAAACCCGTTCGCATGACATCGTTTTTGGCGTGATCCTTGGCACCGGTGCGGGCGGCGGGCTGGTGTTAAACAGACATTTACACAAGGGCAAGAACGGACTGGCGGGGGAATGGGGACACATGCCGATTTCAGCCCAGTTGGTGCAACGTTATGATCTGCCGTTGTTTAGCTGTAGCTGCGGGCTGACCGGTTGTTTCGAACGCTATGTTTCTGGCCGTGGGTTGATGGCACTGAGTCAGCATTTCAATCATCAGGCCACCAGCGTGCCTGACCTGTTACTCCACTACCGGCAGGGTTGCCCGCTGGCACAAAACCTGATGCAAATTTATATCGATATTCTCGCCAGTGCTTTGGCCGGTTTGCAACTGATGCTGGACGTCGATGCCTTCGTGTTTGGCGGCGGCTTATCAAATATGCCAGAGCTGTATCAACTATTGCCTCAGGCCATGCGCCGATGGCTTTTTGCACACAGCCAGCCGGCGGCTATTTTATCGCCAGTGTTTGGCGACAGCAGCGGCGTTCGCGGTGCGGCCTTGCTCCAGCATTGA
- a CDS encoding carbohydrate ABC transporter permease gives MSLAESVSVTVERQKPVSANVNAVSTGSSRKTLTRLERAERFWGWLMVLPLLIGLLVFYFIPFLQNIFYSFTDLDQFMHWTTFNLDNYRDLISDDDFYSAIFNTLFYVLICVPISLTLSLLLAIGLNQNIRGKAVFRTLLFLPAVTMPAAVAMVWQWLFNKDFGLINYLLHFFHVSPIGWLSDPDVVRISVSVIIIWSSLALKIIILLAGLQNIPKSIYEAADIDGISTLRRFFSLTLPMMVPTLFFVSVMSFIEVLQIFDVIFLMFDRSMVESDTMTITYLFYKNAFYLQEKGYASAITVVLFVVTMLITLVQMAIGKRLKVA, from the coding sequence ATGTCGCTTGCAGAATCAGTTTCCGTTACGGTAGAACGGCAAAAGCCCGTTAGCGCCAATGTTAACGCTGTCTCCACCGGCAGTTCCCGCAAAACGCTGACTCGTCTGGAGCGCGCCGAACGATTCTGGGGATGGCTGATGGTGCTGCCATTGCTGATTGGGCTGCTGGTGTTTTACTTCATTCCATTTCTACAAAATATCTTTTACAGCTTTACCGACCTCGACCAGTTCATGCACTGGACCACCTTTAATCTAGATAATTATCGTGACCTGATTAGCGATGATGACTTTTATTCGGCCATTTTCAATACGCTGTTCTATGTGCTGATTTGCGTGCCGATCAGTCTGACACTTTCACTACTGCTGGCCATAGGTCTTAATCAGAATATTCGCGGCAAGGCGGTATTTCGCACCCTGCTGTTTTTACCCGCCGTCACCATGCCCGCCGCAGTGGCCATGGTCTGGCAGTGGTTGTTTAACAAAGACTTTGGCCTGATCAATTATCTTTTGCACTTCTTTCACGTATCGCCAATTGGCTGGTTATCTGACCCTGACGTGGTGCGCATCAGCGTATCGGTGATTATCATCTGGTCATCTCTGGCGCTAAAAATCATCATTTTGCTCGCTGGCCTGCAAAATATTCCGAAATCCATTTACGAAGCCGCCGATATTGACGGTATCAGCACCCTGCGCCGTTTTTTCAGCCTGACGTTGCCAATGATGGTGCCGACACTGTTCTTTGTATCCGTCATGAGTTTTATCGAAGTGCTGCAAATCTTTGACGTCATTTTCCTGATGTTCGACCGCTCGATGGTCGAAAGCGACACCATGACCATTACTTATCTTTTCTATAAAAACGCCTTTTATTTGCAGGAAAAAGGCTATGCCTCCGCCATCACCGTGGTGCTGTTTGTGGTCACCATGTTGATAACTCTTGTCCAGATGGCCATTGGCAAACGCCTGAAAGTGGCGTAA
- a CDS encoding Gfo/Idh/MocA family protein: protein MSFTSVPASSCAKPVSVLVVGAGARGEIYSRYALAHPQLMRVVAVAEPRDAYRQQFVEQHGIAPEGIFKDWRDAAAASKMADAVLICTQDSMHLEPALAFAAQGYHMLLEKPLSPDSQECKEIIAAVQRAGVIFSVGHVLRYTRYTQKLKQLLRDNVIGDVVSMQHLEPVGYWHQAHSFVRGNWRNDQQSASMLLQKSCHDIDWIRYIMDTPCEQVSSFGGLRHFRAENQPAGAADNCLDCGVESQCPYSAKKIYLGDQHKSTQGFLRVLTPEVSQENLLTALRNGQYGRCVYRCDNNVVDHQVVNIQFSGGKTASFTMTAFTRHEDRKTQLFGSHGTLEGDGRFIRITSFIDDSETIYDVDDLKTVDPAQSSTMSGHGGGDYYLMAHFIDAIRRNDASQILSGPKETLESHLMVFAAERARREGAVIAVHSA, encoded by the coding sequence ATGTCGTTTACCTCTGTACCTGCGTCATCGTGCGCAAAACCCGTTAGCGTGTTGGTCGTCGGTGCCGGTGCGCGCGGAGAGATCTACTCCCGCTATGCTCTCGCCCATCCGCAATTAATGCGCGTGGTGGCGGTGGCCGAGCCGCGCGATGCTTACCGTCAACAGTTTGTCGAACAACATGGCATTGCGCCGGAAGGAATATTTAAGGACTGGCGCGACGCCGCCGCGGCCAGCAAAATGGCCGACGCCGTGCTGATTTGCACCCAGGACAGTATGCACCTTGAACCGGCGCTGGCTTTCGCTGCGCAGGGCTACCACATGCTGCTGGAGAAACCGCTGTCGCCAGACAGCCAGGAGTGCAAAGAGATTATTGCGGCGGTTCAGCGCGCCGGCGTTATTTTCTCGGTCGGACACGTTTTGCGCTATACCCGCTATACCCAAAAACTTAAACAGCTGCTGCGCGATAACGTGATTGGTGATGTCGTCAGCATGCAGCATCTTGAACCCGTAGGGTATTGGCATCAGGCGCACTCCTTCGTGCGCGGCAACTGGCGCAATGACCAGCAGTCGGCTTCAATGCTGTTACAGAAGTCCTGCCATGATATTGACTGGATCCGCTACATCATGGATACGCCCTGCGAGCAGGTGAGTTCATTTGGCGGCCTGCGGCATTTTCGCGCCGAAAACCAACCGGCTGGCGCAGCCGATAATTGCCTCGACTGTGGCGTTGAGTCCCAATGCCCCTATTCTGCCAAAAAAATCTATCTTGGCGACCAGCACAAATCTACCCAGGGCTTTCTGCGCGTACTGACCCCGGAAGTCAGCCAGGAGAATTTGCTCACTGCTCTGCGCAATGGTCAATATGGCCGCTGCGTTTATCGCTGTGACAATAATGTGGTCGATCATCAAGTCGTCAACATTCAGTTTAGCGGTGGCAAAACCGCCTCATTTACCATGACGGCCTTTACCCGCCATGAAGACCGCAAGACCCAACTGTTTGGCAGTCACGGTACGCTTGAAGGCGACGGGCGTTTTATTCGCATCACCTCATTTATCGACGACAGTGAAACAATCTATGACGTCGATGACCTGAAAACGGTCGATCCTGCCCAAAGTAGCACCATGAGCGGCCACGGCGGCGGCGATTACTACCTGATGGCGCACTTTATCGACGCCATACGGCGTAACGATGCCAGCCAAATCCTCTCTGGCCCTAAAGAAACGCTGGAAAGTCATTTAATGGTATTCGCGGCCGAGCGTGCCCGTCGCGAAGGCGCAGTCATTGCCGTTCACTCGGCGTAA
- a CDS encoding sugar ABC transporter substrate-binding protein: MSRTKCTAFLFAPTFISRSLIASALLLPALFSLSSQAAQQVTLRYAVWDRNQLSAEQQIAKNFEKENPDIKIDIELTPAAQYFVKLDAAAAGNVAPDIFWINMPYFIQYAKNGLLEPLNSDIEKSKLDMNNIVASSVKAYQYNGHQLAIPRDVDSIAVWYNKKLFDQAKVSYPTNDWNWDQLKAKATQLKAGLKGDEFPLVMNLSTDGQESYLNLLYQAGNNVVPTDGKPTDIDNAKSIWVYQQLQEMMKSGLLPTAQQMSEVNIENVFQSNRAAMAYAGSWLAAPFANNPLINDHIGVVIMPKIDRQSGVAHSLGFAISAKSAHKAEAWRYIQFMSSVPSQEILAKAVIPANKTAAKAWAANIKNVDVTPYIDTLNFTKAYPTAGTNTPKWQNIWTASLKRIFMGADAKQEMDKSVKKITRVMNE; this comes from the coding sequence ATGTCACGAACAAAATGCACTGCCTTCTTATTTGCTCCGACCTTTATTAGCCGAAGCCTGATTGCGTCAGCGTTATTATTACCTGCCCTATTTTCTTTATCTTCGCAGGCAGCGCAGCAGGTGACTTTACGCTATGCGGTATGGGATCGAAACCAATTATCAGCGGAGCAGCAGATTGCTAAAAACTTCGAAAAAGAAAATCCCGATATAAAAATTGATATTGAACTCACCCCTGCCGCGCAATACTTTGTAAAATTAGATGCCGCAGCCGCGGGAAATGTTGCACCGGATATATTCTGGATAAACATGCCTTATTTTATCCAGTATGCGAAAAACGGTTTATTAGAACCTTTAAACAGTGATATTGAGAAAAGCAAACTGGATATGAATAATATCGTCGCCAGTTCAGTTAAAGCTTATCAATATAACGGGCATCAGCTGGCAATTCCTCGTGATGTCGATTCAATAGCCGTATGGTATAACAAAAAACTCTTCGACCAAGCCAAGGTGAGTTACCCGACCAACGACTGGAATTGGGACCAGCTCAAAGCCAAAGCGACCCAGCTTAAAGCCGGTCTAAAAGGTGACGAGTTCCCTCTCGTGATGAATCTCAGCACCGACGGTCAGGAAAGTTATCTTAACTTGCTCTATCAGGCCGGTAATAACGTGGTGCCTACCGACGGTAAACCTACCGACATTGATAATGCCAAGTCAATCTGGGTCTATCAGCAGCTGCAGGAAATGATGAAATCTGGCCTGCTGCCAACGGCTCAACAGATGAGTGAAGTGAATATCGAAAATGTCTTCCAGTCCAATCGCGCGGCAATGGCCTACGCCGGTTCATGGCTCGCCGCGCCATTTGCCAACAATCCACTGATCAACGACCACATTGGCGTGGTGATTATGCCGAAGATTGATCGCCAGTCAGGTGTTGCCCACAGCCTCGGTTTTGCAATCTCTGCCAAGAGTGCGCACAAGGCCGAAGCCTGGCGCTATATCCAGTTTATGAGCTCGGTGCCATCCCAGGAAATTCTTGCCAAGGCAGTGATACCCGCCAATAAAACTGCCGCCAAAGCCTGGGCCGCCAACATCAAGAATGTAGATGTCACGCCTTATATCGATACGCTCAATTTCACCAAGGCCTACCCTACGGCCGGAACCAACACGCCTAAATGGCAGAATATTTGGACGGCCAGTTTAAAACGCATCTTTATGGGGGCCGATGCCAAGCAGGAAATGGATAAATCAGTCAAGAAAATTACCCGCGTGATGAATGAGTAG